A genomic segment from Candidatus Woesearchaeota archaeon encodes:
- a CDS encoding ABC transporter permease: protein MIAFLNRVYSQVYKNILVMWRNYFRLFDVTVWPLILLFSITLFVNFVQGDASIVAMVILGVTGWRAVYHMQIDMTTSYMEEYWSHSLNHFLISPLRMVEFILGNIITGLLKFFFVLALYLIIGKLIFAFSIANMWLFVLGIFSLSIFGIAIGMLSMGIIIIYHENAYTASYIIPDLLVLLSGVYYPISIFPEAVQSIVKFIPAVYGFDILKSIIGLAEVNYAMLIATTLIWLAASLLFFSACYRYARKNGKLGRMS, encoded by the coding sequence ATGATAGCCTTCCTCAACCGCGTCTATTCGCAGGTTTACAAGAACATCCTTGTGATGTGGAGGAATTATTTCAGGCTTTTTGATGTCACAGTCTGGCCTTTGATACTCCTGTTTTCAATAACCCTGTTCGTCAATTTTGTGCAGGGGGATGCAAGCATTGTGGCAATGGTCATCCTTGGCGTCACAGGATGGAGGGCGGTGTACCACATGCAGATAGACATGACAACAAGCTACATGGAGGAATACTGGAGCCATTCCCTCAACCATTTTTTGATATCCCCTCTCCGCATGGTTGAATTTATCCTGGGCAACATAATCACCGGCCTGCTGAAATTTTTCTTTGTGCTTGCCCTGTATCTCATAATCGGCAAGCTCATATTCGCATTTTCAATTGCAAACATGTGGCTATTTGTCCTTGGAATATTCTCCCTGTCTATTTTTGGCATTGCCATTGGAATGTTAAGCATGGGGATCATTATCATTTACCACGAAAATGCCTATACAGCATCCTACATCATCCCTGACCTGCTGGTCTTGCTGTCCGGAGTGTATTATCCAATCTCTATTTTTCCGGAAGCTGTCCAGTCAATTGTAAAGTTCATACCGGCTGTTTACGGGTTTGACATCCTGAAAAGCATCATCGGCCTTGCCGAGGTGAATTATGCAATGCTGATAGCCACAACTTTAATCTGGCTTGCCGCGTCTCTTCTTTTTTTCTCAGCCTGCTATCGCTATGCCAGGAAAAATGGAAAGCTCGGCAGGATGAGCTAA